In Chloroflexi bacterium ADurb.Bin180, the following are encoded in one genomic region:
- the phoP_1 gene encoding Alkaline phosphatase synthesis transcriptional regulatory protein PhoP, with amino-acid sequence MRILIVDDDAPNVKMISFLLREEGYDVVSVDNGPAALELVDRERPDLIILDVMMPHMDGFEVCRRIRQRLDVPIIFLSAKGETADKVTGLQLGADDYLAKPFEPAEFMARVKAVLRRADSSTADEAQTKLTVGELSLEPLSNRVLFADGRKVDLTPIEFRLLYCLMRNAGRILSHDLLMNAVWGYDYEGYSNQIAVYMHRLRLKLEQDPERPRYLSTVRGLGYKFERI; translated from the coding sequence ATGCGCATCCTGATCGTCGACGACGATGCCCCCAACGTGAAAATGATCTCCTTCCTGTTGCGCGAGGAAGGATATGACGTTGTCAGCGTGGACAACGGGCCCGCCGCCCTGGAACTGGTGGACCGCGAGCGACCAGACCTGATCATCCTGGACGTGATGATGCCCCACATGGACGGGTTTGAGGTCTGCCGGCGTATCCGCCAACGTCTGGATGTGCCTATCATCTTCCTCTCGGCCAAAGGGGAGACGGCGGACAAGGTCACGGGCCTGCAGTTGGGCGCCGATGACTACCTGGCCAAGCCCTTCGAGCCGGCCGAGTTTATGGCCAGGGTCAAGGCAGTCCTGCGACGCGCAGACAGCTCTACCGCGGATGAAGCGCAGACCAAGCTTACCGTAGGGGAACTGTCGCTCGAGCCGTTGAGCAACCGGGTGCTGTTTGCCGACGGACGAAAGGTCGACCTTACACCGATCGAGTTCAGGCTGCTCTACTGCCTCATGCGCAATGCAGGGCGCATCCTCAGCCACGACCTGTTGATGAACGCTGTCTGGGGCTACGACTATGAGGGGTACAGCAACCAGATTGCCGTGTATATGCACCGTCTACGACTCAAGCTGGAGCAGGATCCCGAACGTCCCAGGTACTTGAGCACGGTGCGCGGCCTCGGCTACAAGTTCGAACGCATCTAG